Proteins encoded within one genomic window of Numenius arquata chromosome 12, bNumArq3.hap1.1, whole genome shotgun sequence:
- the EIF2S2 gene encoding eukaryotic translation initiation factor 2 subunit 2 isoform X3 yields the protein MSGDEMIFDPTMSKKKKKKKKPFMLDEEGGDTQAEETQQSETKEVEPEPTEDKDVEADEEDGRKKDATDDLDDLNFFNQKKKKKKTKKIFDIDEAEEGVKDLKIEGDVPEAVEPEDDLDIMLGNKKKKKKNVKFPDEDEMMEKDEAFEDEDSKKDDGISFSLQSGPAWAGSERDYTYDELLNRVFNIMREKNPDMVAGEKRKFVMKPPQVVRVGTKKTSFVNFTDICKFGSIDGNNQLVIKGRFQQKQIENVLRRYIKEYVTCHTCRSPDTILQKDTRLYFLQCETCHSRCSVASIKTGFQAVTGKRAQLRAKAN from the exons ATGTCGGGCGACGAG ATGATTTTCGATCCCACTATgagcaagaagaagaagaaaaagaagaagccTTTTATGTTGGATGAGGAAGGAGGGGACACGCAAGCAGAAGAGACTCAGCAATCAGAAACAAAAGAAGTTGAACCAGAGCCAACAGAAGACAAAGATGTTGAAGCAGACGAAGAAGACGGCAGGAAGAAGG atgcaACAGATGACCTGGATGATTTAAATTTCTTCAatcaaaagaagaagaagaaaaaaacaaaaaagatatttGATATAGATGAAGCAGAAGAAGGTGTAAAG GACTTGAAAATTGAAGGAGATGTGCCGGAGGCGGTAGAACCTGAAGATGACCTTGATATCATGCTGggcaataaaaagaagaaaaagaagaatgtgaAGTTCCCAGATGAAGATGAGATGATGGAGAAGGATGAAG CTTTTGAGGATGAAGATAGCAAAAAAGATGATGGAATTTCTTTTAGCCTTCAGTCGGGACCTGCATGGGCAGGTTCAGAAAGGGACTACACATATGACGAG TTGCTCAATAGAGTATTTAACATCATGCGAGAAAAAAACCCGGATATGGTAGCTGGAGAAAAACGAAAATTTGTCATGAAGCCTCCACAGGTTGTAAGAGTAGGGACCAAGAAAACATCTTTTGTCAACTTCACAGATATCTGCAAATT tggCTCAATAGATGGTAACAACCAACTTGTAATCAAAGGAAGGTTCCAGCAAAAACAGATAGAAAATGTCTTGAGAAGATATATCA AGGAGTATGTCACCTGTCACACGTGTCGGTCACCAGACACGATCCTACAGAAGGACACCAGGTTATATTTCTTGCAGTGTGAGACCTGCCACTCTCGCTGCTCCGTCGCCAGCATCAAAACTGGTTTCCAGGCTGTCACAGGCAAGAGAGCACAGCTCCGTGCCAAAGCTAACTAG
- the EIF2S2 gene encoding eukaryotic translation initiation factor 2 subunit 2 isoform X1, producing the protein MSGDEMIFDPTMSKKKKKKKKPFMLDEEGGDTQAEETQQSETKEVEPEPTEDKDVEADEEDGRKKDATDDLDDLNFFNQKKKKKKTKKIFDIDEAEEGVKDLKIEGDVPEAVEPEDDLDIMLGNKKKKKKNVKFPDEDEMMEKDEAFEDEDSKKDDGISFSLQSGPAWAGSERDYTYDELLNRVFNIMREKNPDMVAGEKRKFVMKPPQVVRVGTKKTSFVNFTDICKLLHRQPKHLLAFLLAELGTSGSIDGNNQLVIKGRFQQKQIENVLRRYIKEYVTCHTCRSPDTILQKDTRLYFLQCETCHSRCSVASIKTGFQAVTGKRAQLRAKAN; encoded by the exons ATGTCGGGCGACGAG ATGATTTTCGATCCCACTATgagcaagaagaagaagaaaaagaagaagccTTTTATGTTGGATGAGGAAGGAGGGGACACGCAAGCAGAAGAGACTCAGCAATCAGAAACAAAAGAAGTTGAACCAGAGCCAACAGAAGACAAAGATGTTGAAGCAGACGAAGAAGACGGCAGGAAGAAGG atgcaACAGATGACCTGGATGATTTAAATTTCTTCAatcaaaagaagaagaagaaaaaaacaaaaaagatatttGATATAGATGAAGCAGAAGAAGGTGTAAAG GACTTGAAAATTGAAGGAGATGTGCCGGAGGCGGTAGAACCTGAAGATGACCTTGATATCATGCTGggcaataaaaagaagaaaaagaagaatgtgaAGTTCCCAGATGAAGATGAGATGATGGAGAAGGATGAAG CTTTTGAGGATGAAGATAGCAAAAAAGATGATGGAATTTCTTTTAGCCTTCAGTCGGGACCTGCATGGGCAGGTTCAGAAAGGGACTACACATATGACGAG TTGCTCAATAGAGTATTTAACATCATGCGAGAAAAAAACCCGGATATGGTAGCTGGAGAAAAACGAAAATTTGTCATGAAGCCTCCACAGGTTGTAAGAGTAGGGACCAAGAAAACATCTTTTGTCAACTTCACAGATATCTGCAAATT ATTACATCGTCAGCCAAAACATCTTCTGGCATTTTTGTTGGCAGAATTGGGTACAAG tggCTCAATAGATGGTAACAACCAACTTGTAATCAAAGGAAGGTTCCAGCAAAAACAGATAGAAAATGTCTTGAGAAGATATATCA AGGAGTATGTCACCTGTCACACGTGTCGGTCACCAGACACGATCCTACAGAAGGACACCAGGTTATATTTCTTGCAGTGTGAGACCTGCCACTCTCGCTGCTCCGTCGCCAGCATCAAAACTGGTTTCCAGGCTGTCACAGGCAAGAGAGCACAGCTCCGTGCCAAAGCTAACTAG
- the EIF2S2 gene encoding eukaryotic translation initiation factor 2 subunit 2 isoform X2, producing MSGDEMIFDPTMSKKKKKKKKPFMLDEEGGDTQAEETQQSETKEVEPEPTEDKDVEADEEDGRKKDDLDDLNFFNQKKKKKKTKKIFDIDEAEEGVKDLKIEGDVPEAVEPEDDLDIMLGNKKKKKKNVKFPDEDEMMEKDEAFEDEDSKKDDGISFSLQSGPAWAGSERDYTYDELLNRVFNIMREKNPDMVAGEKRKFVMKPPQVVRVGTKKTSFVNFTDICKLLHRQPKHLLAFLLAELGTSGSIDGNNQLVIKGRFQQKQIENVLRRYIKEYVTCHTCRSPDTILQKDTRLYFLQCETCHSRCSVASIKTGFQAVTGKRAQLRAKAN from the exons ATGTCGGGCGACGAG ATGATTTTCGATCCCACTATgagcaagaagaagaagaaaaagaagaagccTTTTATGTTGGATGAGGAAGGAGGGGACACGCAAGCAGAAGAGACTCAGCAATCAGAAACAAAAGAAGTTGAACCAGAGCCAACAGAAGACAAAGATGTTGAAGCAGACGAAGAAGACGGCAGGAAGAAGG ATGACCTGGATGATTTAAATTTCTTCAatcaaaagaagaagaagaaaaaaacaaaaaagatatttGATATAGATGAAGCAGAAGAAGGTGTAAAG GACTTGAAAATTGAAGGAGATGTGCCGGAGGCGGTAGAACCTGAAGATGACCTTGATATCATGCTGggcaataaaaagaagaaaaagaagaatgtgaAGTTCCCAGATGAAGATGAGATGATGGAGAAGGATGAAG CTTTTGAGGATGAAGATAGCAAAAAAGATGATGGAATTTCTTTTAGCCTTCAGTCGGGACCTGCATGGGCAGGTTCAGAAAGGGACTACACATATGACGAG TTGCTCAATAGAGTATTTAACATCATGCGAGAAAAAAACCCGGATATGGTAGCTGGAGAAAAACGAAAATTTGTCATGAAGCCTCCACAGGTTGTAAGAGTAGGGACCAAGAAAACATCTTTTGTCAACTTCACAGATATCTGCAAATT ATTACATCGTCAGCCAAAACATCTTCTGGCATTTTTGTTGGCAGAATTGGGTACAAG tggCTCAATAGATGGTAACAACCAACTTGTAATCAAAGGAAGGTTCCAGCAAAAACAGATAGAAAATGTCTTGAGAAGATATATCA AGGAGTATGTCACCTGTCACACGTGTCGGTCACCAGACACGATCCTACAGAAGGACACCAGGTTATATTTCTTGCAGTGTGAGACCTGCCACTCTCGCTGCTCCGTCGCCAGCATCAAAACTGGTTTCCAGGCTGTCACAGGCAAGAGAGCACAGCTCCGTGCCAAAGCTAACTAG